The following are from one region of the Nostoc cf. commune SO-36 genome:
- the hepC gene encoding heterocyst development glycosyltransferase HepC has product MTSSIIPTLQSLYDVTQERQDNRGYCTLQWRRGKLLVKPLGRVKQPYLPSLDSKRSLVECLQHSPVTLVSIDPKLGEPLLRFWADACEEAQKPMFISMPASNKLANQPWRHLQRLIDWIAAFLLLLLVSPVMLGLIMLVKVYSPGSLFCRDWRVGERGKLFRAIKFCTTTKDNITPLGRWMHKYGLDNLPQLFNVLQGDINLTGSSCWTLEDAIQLNQRPEITTSWEVEAQSHLLHLDSQTL; this is encoded by the coding sequence ATGACAAGTTCAATAATTCCAACTCTACAAAGTTTATATGATGTAACCCAGGAACGCCAAGATAATCGTGGGTACTGCACACTCCAGTGGCGGCGGGGTAAGCTTTTGGTGAAGCCACTTGGACGAGTTAAACAGCCATATCTACCTTCATTAGATAGTAAGCGATCGCTAGTAGAATGCTTACAACATTCTCCTGTAACTTTGGTGAGCATAGATCCGAAATTGGGTGAGCCTTTGTTGAGATTTTGGGCAGATGCGTGTGAAGAAGCCCAAAAACCAATGTTCATCAGCATGCCCGCTAGCAATAAACTCGCTAACCAACCCTGGAGACACTTGCAGCGATTAATTGATTGGATTGCTGCTTTCCTATTGCTGTTGTTAGTAAGTCCAGTGATGTTGGGATTGATTATGTTAGTAAAGGTTTACTCACCAGGATCACTTTTTTGTCGTGATTGGCGTGTTGGAGAACGGGGTAAACTCTTTCGGGCAATTAAGTTTTGCACAACGACAAAGGACAACATTACACCATTAGGACGTTGGATGCATAAATACGGTCTTGATAATTTGCCCCAGTTATTTAATGTATTGCAGGGTGACATTAATTTGACCGGATCTTCTTGTTGGACTTTGGAAGATGCAATACAGCTAAATCAACGACCAGAAATTACAACTTCATGGGAAGTAGAGGCACAGTCTCACCTGTTACATCTAGATAGCCAAACACTGTAA
- a CDS encoding glycosyltransferase family 4 protein — protein sequence MLNSINDAKRNDELLHRNTFEKDLIYQCSNFEVGGSGGVETYLASLFEHRPPDVSDRVIKSLKNVDQSQFRLLHIHSPDLLLELTGECPTVFSVHNHSLYCPSGTKYLAGSRTICDRNFSYLGCTWGKLVDKCGSRKPLRTLRELQNTHQLLDVLKKIKITFVANSEYVRQQLIQNGVPSEQTVTLHCGISVPETETAPLSLEVHQNHRILFAGRIVSDKGLEWLLKTLIHTDPQIQLDIAGEGWERPRLEKLANTLGLTNRITWHGWCDPDKINKLYQQCFAVIFPSVWPEPAGLVTLEAYARYRPVIGSIVGGIPEHLQDGKTGILVPGNNIQKLANAINELYGDYQKSRYMGEQGHTLLMKEFTMAAHVNNLQAIYAKAIAEFPSRAKKLYSIPQVT from the coding sequence ATGCTTAACTCAATCAATGATGCCAAGCGAAATGATGAACTATTGCATAGGAATACTTTCGAAAAAGACCTAATTTATCAATGCTCAAATTTTGAGGTAGGCGGGAGCGGAGGTGTGGAAACTTATTTAGCTTCTCTGTTTGAACATCGACCGCCTGATGTTAGCGATCGCGTGATAAAATCGCTTAAGAATGTTGACCAAAGCCAGTTTCGACTGCTACACATCCACAGCCCAGACTTGCTATTAGAGCTTACAGGCGAATGTCCTACCGTCTTCAGCGTTCATAATCACTCATTATATTGTCCTAGTGGCACAAAATATTTAGCAGGGTCGCGGACAATCTGCGATCGCAACTTTTCTTACTTAGGATGTACTTGGGGTAAGTTAGTAGATAAATGCGGTAGCCGTAAACCATTAAGAACTCTTAGAGAGCTTCAAAATACTCATCAATTATTAGATGTATTAAAAAAAATAAAAATTACTTTTGTTGCTAATAGCGAATATGTCCGGCAACAATTGATTCAAAATGGTGTACCTTCTGAGCAAACTGTAACACTACACTGTGGAATCTCTGTACCAGAAACAGAAACTGCACCTCTAAGTTTGGAAGTCCACCAAAACCATAGAATTTTGTTTGCTGGACGAATTGTTTCTGATAAAGGTCTAGAATGGTTACTCAAAACCTTAATACATACAGACCCGCAGATTCAGCTTGATATCGCAGGCGAAGGCTGGGAACGACCACGCTTAGAAAAGTTAGCAAACACCCTTGGATTGACGAACCGAATAACTTGGCATGGTTGGTGCGATCCTGACAAAATAAATAAACTTTATCAACAGTGTTTTGCTGTCATTTTCCCTAGCGTTTGGCCTGAACCCGCCGGTCTTGTAACTCTAGAAGCTTATGCTCGTTATCGACCTGTAATTGGTAGCATCGTTGGAGGAATTCCCGAACATTTACAAGATGGAAAAACGGGTATTCTTGTTCCAGGTAATAATATCCAAAAGCTGGCTAATGCTATTAATGAGTTGTATGGAGATTATCAAAAAAGCCGATACATGGGCGAACAAGGTCATACTTTATTGATGAAGGAATTTACAATGGCTGCTCATGTAAATAATCTGCAAGCAATTTATGCAAAAGCAATAGCTGAATTTCCTTCTAGAGCTAAAAAGCTATATAGCATTCCTCAAGTTACATAA
- a CDS encoding NAD(P)H-dependent oxidoreductase gives MIIIDRALQTRAAAGNPIKVGMIGAGFMGRGIANQIVNSVPGMELVAISNRQISAAKQAYSEAGIEDIQVVATVSELEDAIANGKYAVTEDAKLLCRAEGIDALIEVTGAVEFGAQIVMEAIAHCKHVIMMNAELDGTIGPILKVYADKAGVILSACDGDQPGVQMNLYRFVKSIGLTPLLCGNIKGLQDPYRNPTTQEGFAKRWGQKPHMVASFADGTKISFEQAIVANATGMKVAKRGMLGYDFNGHVDEMTQLYDVEQLKELGGIVDYVVGAKPGPGVYVFATHDDPKQQHYLNLYKLGEGPLYSFYTPYHLCHFEVPLSVARAVLFGDAVMSPLAGPLVDVVTTAKIDLKAGETLDGIGYYMTYGQCENSDIVQQQNLLPMGLAEGCRLKRDISKDQVLTYEDIELPEGRLCDQLRAEQNTYFAPEKILVAVG, from the coding sequence ATGATTATTATCGATCGCGCCTTACAAACCCGTGCAGCAGCAGGAAATCCTATCAAAGTGGGAATGATTGGTGCTGGTTTTATGGGTCGAGGAATTGCCAACCAAATTGTCAATTCAGTGCCAGGAATGGAGTTAGTTGCTATCTCTAATCGCCAGATTAGTGCAGCCAAACAAGCTTATTCGGAAGCCGGAATTGAAGATATTCAAGTTGTTGCAACTGTCAGCGAATTAGAAGATGCGATCGCTAACGGTAAGTATGCAGTCACAGAAGACGCTAAGTTACTGTGTCGAGCCGAGGGCATCGATGCATTAATCGAAGTCACAGGTGCAGTGGAATTTGGCGCTCAGATCGTCATGGAAGCGATCGCTCATTGCAAACATGTGATCATGATGAATGCCGAACTCGACGGCACTATTGGCCCCATCCTGAAAGTCTATGCTGACAAAGCAGGCGTCATTCTCAGCGCTTGTGATGGCGACCAGCCAGGGGTACAAATGAACCTTTATCGCTTTGTAAAAAGCATTGGTTTAACTCCCTTATTGTGCGGTAACATTAAAGGACTCCAAGACCCTTATCGCAATCCCACCACCCAGGAAGGATTTGCTAAACGTTGGGGTCAAAAGCCCCACATGGTGGCTAGCTTCGCAGACGGAACCAAAATTTCCTTTGAGCAAGCGATCGTTGCCAATGCCACAGGCATGAAAGTCGCCAAACGGGGAATGTTGGGATATGACTTCAACGGTCATGTCGATGAAATGACCCAGTTATATGATGTTGAACAACTCAAAGAACTAGGCGGCATTGTCGATTATGTAGTTGGAGCAAAACCAGGCCCAGGCGTATATGTATTTGCCACTCACGACGACCCCAAGCAACAGCACTATCTCAACTTATATAAATTAGGCGAAGGCCCACTTTACAGCTTCTATACTCCTTATCACCTCTGTCATTTTGAAGTTCCCTTGTCCGTAGCGCGTGCTGTCCTCTTCGGTGATGCCGTTATGTCTCCCCTAGCAGGCCCGCTAGTAGATGTTGTCACCACTGCCAAAATCGACCTAAAAGCGGGAGAAACCTTAGATGGCATCGGCTACTACATGACCTACGGACAATGTGAAAATTCCGATATCGTCCAACAGCAAAATCTTCTACCAATGGGTTTAGCCGAAGGGTGTCGCCTCAAACGAGATATTTCTAAGGATCAAGTCCTCACTTATGAGGATATAGAATTACCTGAAGGCAGACTTTGCGACCAACTACGAGCCGAGCAAAACACTTATTTCGCTCCAGAAAAAATCTTAGTCGCAGTTGGATAA
- a CDS encoding glycosyltransferase has product MKIALVHDYLTQRGGAERVFELLCKRYPEADIFTSLYDPQKTIDLGDRIVNTTFLQKIPGAAKYFRSMAPLYFPAFRALDLQDYDLIISSSTSFAKAVRKNPNAYHICFCHNVTRFLWDTATYLREYGDYRYFAPIIEQVFQVMRKVDLKYAQEPDLYIANSSVVARRIESIYGKKAMMVNYPIDTSKFVFSDIKDEYYLASARMISYKRLDIIVEAFNWLGWRLLISGDGPEQARLKSKALKNIEFLGHVSDRTRKDLFSKAKSIIVAALEDYGLVPVEANASGTPVIAYGAGGVLDTQIPGQTGVFFKRQTPESLQIALLEANGISWDYDRIRNHAVANFSENAFFTKVEQIINQACGVHQLFI; this is encoded by the coding sequence ATGAAAATTGCTCTAGTCCATGATTATTTAACCCAGCGAGGTGGGGCAGAGCGTGTGTTTGAACTGCTTTGTAAGCGCTATCCCGAAGCAGATATTTTCACATCTTTGTACGATCCCCAAAAAACTATTGATCTAGGCGATCGCATAGTTAATACAACCTTCTTGCAAAAGATTCCAGGGGCAGCAAAATATTTTAGGTCGATGGCTCCTCTATATTTTCCCGCCTTTCGTGCCTTGGATCTGCAAGACTACGATTTAATTATTAGCAGTAGCACCAGTTTCGCCAAAGCAGTGCGAAAAAACCCCAATGCTTACCACATTTGTTTTTGCCATAACGTCACCCGTTTCTTGTGGGATACAGCAACTTATTTAAGAGAGTACGGAGACTATAGATATTTTGCTCCTATAATTGAACAAGTATTTCAAGTAATGAGAAAGGTAGACCTGAAATATGCACAGGAACCTGACCTTTACATTGCTAACTCTAGTGTTGTTGCCCGCCGTATTGAAAGTATTTATGGCAAAAAGGCAATGATGGTGAACTATCCAATTGATACGAGTAAATTTGTTTTCTCAGATATAAAAGATGAATATTATCTGGCCTCCGCCCGGATGATCAGTTATAAGCGACTTGATATAATAGTCGAAGCTTTTAATTGGTTAGGGTGGCGGTTATTAATATCTGGTGATGGGCCAGAACAAGCACGGTTAAAATCCAAAGCATTAAAAAATATTGAGTTCTTAGGACACGTAAGTGATAGAACCCGCAAAGACTTGTTTTCCAAAGCCAAGTCTATTATTGTCGCAGCCCTAGAAGACTACGGCTTAGTTCCAGTAGAGGCTAATGCTAGTGGCACACCAGTCATTGCTTATGGAGCAGGTGGAGTATTAGATACGCAAATCCCAGGTCAAACAGGAGTCTTTTTCAAAAGGCAAACACCCGAATCTCTACAAATTGCATTACTAGAAGCCAACGGCATTTCTTGGGATTACGATCGCATCCGTAATCACGCAGTAGCAAACTTTTCAGAGAATGCCTTCTTTACTAAGGTTGAGCAAATAATTAACCAAGCTTGTGGTGTGCATCAATTATTCATTTAA
- the hepA gene encoding heterocyst formation ABC transporter subunit HepA, protein MHFQLPQPLSNLLKATSLWQENYLILREFKHFRKIAILAVVFSILAATFEGISIGFLLSFLQSLTSPNAQPVQTGIEWFDIWILGAKTSAINRLYRVSLLILLSTWLRATFNYFSQVYTELSQLNLGDRLRKQIFEQLQSLSLSYFSTTRSGELINTITTEIERIRQGFSSGAFLMTRGLTTLVYLISMFLISWQLTLISALLFTLLGVGLSNLNARVRESSFGMTTANANFTSTAVEFINGIRTVHTCGTQEFERQRFYKASDKIVSTTTKVVFTWTIVKPIAEGVATTVLVGMIILAFTSLVTNGTLQVASLLTFFFVLFRFIPFVQDINGTRAFLSTLHGSADNVKKLLKSDEKDYFQNGTIKFNSLKRSINLVSVDFGYDNQNLVLHNITLTIEKGKMTALVGASGAGKTTLADLIPRFYNTTDGYLYIDEIDVRQFEINSLRRKIAVVSQDTFIFNTDVWQNIAYGTPEATNEEIQEAAKLANALEFILEMPEGFNTQLGDRGVRLSGGQRQRIAIARALLRNPEILILDEATSALDSVSERLIQDSLERLSVGKTVIAIAHRLSTIAKADKVVVLEHGRIVEQGKYQELLELKGKLWEYHNMQYNNS, encoded by the coding sequence ATGCATTTCCAGCTTCCTCAACCACTCAGTAATCTGCTCAAAGCTACTAGCTTATGGCAGGAGAACTATTTGATATTGCGAGAATTCAAACACTTCCGCAAAATTGCAATTTTAGCTGTGGTATTTTCGATTTTGGCGGCAACATTTGAGGGTATAAGCATTGGTTTTTTACTTTCATTCTTGCAAAGCTTAACTAGCCCCAACGCTCAACCTGTCCAAACAGGAATAGAATGGTTTGATATTTGGATTTTGGGAGCTAAGACATCAGCCATTAATCGTCTTTACCGCGTATCTTTACTGATTTTATTGAGTACTTGGTTACGTGCTACCTTCAATTATTTTTCTCAAGTCTATACTGAGCTATCTCAACTAAATCTTGGCGATCGCTTACGCAAACAAATTTTTGAACAGTTACAATCTTTATCGCTAAGTTATTTTTCTACAACCCGTTCCGGTGAACTAATTAACACAATCACTACAGAGATTGAAAGAATTAGACAAGGTTTTAGTAGCGGAGCCTTTTTAATGACTAGGGGATTAACAACCCTTGTCTACTTAATATCAATGTTTTTGATATCATGGCAACTGACACTAATTTCAGCATTATTATTTACCCTTTTAGGTGTAGGATTATCCAACCTAAATGCCAGAGTCAGAGAATCGAGTTTTGGCATGACAACTGCGAATGCTAATTTTACATCAACAGCCGTAGAATTCATTAATGGCATTCGCACTGTTCACACCTGTGGTACTCAAGAATTTGAACGCCAGCGTTTCTACAAAGCTAGCGACAAAATAGTAAGTACTACAACAAAAGTTGTCTTCACTTGGACAATTGTCAAGCCAATTGCTGAAGGGGTAGCTACTACGGTATTGGTTGGGATGATTATTTTGGCATTCACTAGCCTAGTTACTAATGGAACGCTACAAGTTGCTTCTTTACTAACATTTTTCTTTGTGCTATTTCGTTTTATTCCATTTGTTCAAGACATTAATGGCACAAGAGCATTCCTTAGTACCTTACATGGTTCAGCAGATAACGTCAAAAAACTCTTAAAGAGTGACGAAAAAGATTATTTTCAAAATGGCACAATCAAGTTTAATTCTTTAAAAAGATCAATAAACTTAGTATCTGTAGATTTTGGCTACGACAATCAAAACTTAGTGCTGCATAATATTACCTTAACTATTGAAAAAGGAAAAATGACAGCATTAGTCGGAGCATCTGGTGCTGGTAAAACAACCCTTGCTGATTTAATTCCCCGATTTTATAATACTACAGATGGATATCTTTACATTGATGAAATAGATGTGCGGCAGTTTGAAATTAACTCCCTACGGCGTAAAATAGCTGTCGTCAGTCAGGATACTTTCATCTTCAATACTGATGTTTGGCAAAATATTGCTTATGGTACTCCAGAAGCCACTAATGAGGAAATTCAAGAAGCAGCTAAACTAGCCAATGCACTGGAATTTATTTTGGAAATGCCTGAAGGCTTTAACACCCAATTGGGAGATAGAGGTGTTAGGTTATCTGGAGGACAAAGACAGCGAATTGCTATTGCGCGTGCTTTGCTAAGGAACCCAGAAATTTTGATTTTGGATGAAGCAACTAGCGCCTTAGATTCTGTATCTGAGCGATTAATTCAAGATTCATTAGAAAGGCTATCTGTGGGAAAAACAGTAATTGCGATCGCTCACCGTCTTTCTACCATTGCTAAAGCAGATAAAGTTGTAGTTTTAGAACATGGACGGATAGTAGAACAAGGGAAATATCAAGAGCTTCTAGAACTCAAAGGCAAGCTTTGGGAATATCACAATATGCAATATAACAATTCATAA
- a CDS encoding GumC family protein, giving the protein MVQSSLNPQITPVSESEPSYGQMFAVFVRRFPWFLAVLISSIAIASMVTLKTKPTYKSSMQLLVEPNYQGKTEGAGLDNQFTDSNVVIDTATQLNLMQSSGLIQKAVDKLQSDYPDISSSEIKTSLVLTQLRSKEDNVATKIFQVEYTAGDPEKTQKVLGAIRQVYVEYNKQQQNSRLQKGLQIIREQLSKASEEVNAAETNLQRFRRNQNLIDPESQARAIETALNNIAQERQTTRAQYGEALARQKSLEEQLNRSPQNALVASRLSQSTRYQGLLNEIQKSELALAQERLRFTDETPNVQKLKEQLQSQKELLQQEVGRTLGEKSAGAITSGDALLERGQLGQIDLSLAGQLVETQTNIVALTARDQTLAQKENELRFEIKRFPPLLAYYNRMLPQLQFSRERLEQLLRAEQQLRQELSKGGFNWEVVEDPQKGTQLGPNLQQNLLLGAVVGLMLGGIAAFIRESTDDAVHTTAELEKQMAMPLLGTTPKLPPAKPKESMIKLPFGKPEVLAPWTIQVLQSPPRWESLDLIYKNIELLNTVTNLKSLMITSALADEGKSALALGLAMSAARLHKRVLLIDANLRDPSLHEQLNLPNEQGLSTLLASDATLPNQISLQYSGSAYIDILTAGPKPADPANLLSSPRMMELMAAFEQSYDLVLIDAPPVLGLVDAMLTASSCRSVVMVASIGIVTRSQLTQATAMLSKLNLIGVVANGVSNSSNYVPYIKQEQLALRQAVEK; this is encoded by the coding sequence GTGGTTCAAAGTAGTCTAAATCCTCAAATAACTCCCGTTTCTGAAAGTGAACCAAGTTACGGACAAATGTTTGCCGTATTTGTGCGGAGATTTCCTTGGTTTTTAGCAGTATTAATTAGTTCTATTGCTATTGCCAGTATGGTAACTTTAAAGACAAAACCTACTTATAAAAGTTCCATGCAACTGCTAGTAGAGCCTAACTATCAAGGTAAGACTGAAGGTGCTGGGTTAGATAACCAATTTACTGACTCTAATGTGGTCATAGATACTGCTACCCAGCTTAACTTGATGCAAAGTTCAGGACTTATTCAAAAAGCAGTTGATAAACTTCAGTCTGATTATCCAGATATAAGTTCCAGTGAAATTAAAACTTCTTTGGTCTTAACTCAATTAAGAAGCAAAGAAGATAATGTCGCTACTAAAATATTTCAGGTTGAATACACTGCTGGAGATCCAGAAAAGACTCAAAAAGTTCTCGGCGCGATTCGACAAGTTTATGTGGAATATAATAAACAACAACAGAATTCGCGTTTACAAAAAGGTCTGCAAATTATCAGGGAACAGTTAAGTAAAGCCAGCGAAGAAGTAAACGCGGCTGAGACAAATTTACAAAGATTTCGCAGAAATCAGAACTTAATTGATCCAGAGTCACAGGCCAGAGCGATTGAGACAGCTTTGAACAATATTGCTCAAGAACGGCAGACAACTCGTGCCCAGTATGGGGAAGCTTTAGCACGCCAAAAATCTTTAGAAGAACAACTTAACCGTTCTCCCCAAAATGCTCTAGTTGCTTCTCGTCTGAGTCAATCTACTCGCTATCAAGGCTTACTGAACGAAATCCAAAAAAGCGAACTGGCGCTAGCACAAGAACGCTTACGCTTTACAGATGAAACTCCGAATGTGCAAAAGCTCAAAGAACAGCTTCAAAGCCAGAAGGAGTTATTGCAACAAGAGGTAGGAAGAACTTTAGGCGAAAAATCTGCTGGTGCAATTACTTCGGGAGATGCTCTCCTCGAACGAGGACAGCTTGGCCAAATTGATCTCAGCCTAGCTGGTCAGTTAGTGGAAACACAGACCAATATAGTTGCTTTAACTGCTCGCGATCAAACTTTGGCTCAGAAAGAAAACGAACTGCGTTTTGAAATCAAACGCTTCCCGCCTCTGTTGGCTTATTACAATCGGATGCTACCGCAGTTACAATTTAGCCGTGAAAGATTAGAGCAGCTTTTAAGAGCAGAACAGCAATTGCGGCAAGAACTTTCCAAGGGTGGATTTAATTGGGAAGTTGTGGAAGATCCCCAAAAAGGCACACAATTAGGCCCCAATCTCCAGCAGAACTTGCTGTTAGGTGCTGTAGTTGGGTTAATGTTAGGAGGCATTGCTGCCTTTATTCGGGAATCGACTGATGATGCAGTTCACACCACTGCGGAATTAGAGAAGCAAATGGCCATGCCGTTATTGGGAACAACCCCCAAGTTACCGCCAGCCAAACCCAAAGAATCAATGATTAAGTTGCCTTTTGGTAAGCCAGAAGTTCTTGCCCCCTGGACAATTCAGGTATTGCAATCTCCACCGCGTTGGGAATCGCTGGATCTGATTTACAAAAACATTGAACTTTTAAATACTGTTACTAACTTAAAATCTTTGATGATTACCTCGGCTTTAGCCGATGAGGGTAAATCAGCTTTAGCGTTGGGTTTGGCAATGAGTGCTGCCCGTTTACACAAAAGGGTACTGCTGATTGATGCCAACTTACGCGATCCAAGTCTGCACGAACAACTTAATCTTCCCAATGAGCAAGGGCTTTCAACTCTATTGGCGAGTGATGCAACTTTACCCAACCAGATTAGCCTTCAATATTCAGGTTCCGCCTACATCGATATTTTGACGGCTGGGCCCAAGCCTGCTGACCCAGCGAATCTATTGAGTTCTCCTCGGATGATGGAATTGATGGCAGCATTTGAGCAAAGCTATGATTTGGTACTCATAGATGCTCCCCCAGTTCTTGGCTTGGTGGATGCCATGCTTACTGCATCATCTTGTCGTAGTGTGGTTATGGTGGCAAGCATTGGTATTGTGACGCGGAGTCAACTTACTCAAGCGACAGCTATGTTAAGTAAGTTAAACCTGATTGGGGTTGTAGCTAATGGGGTATCAAATAGCAGTAATTACGTACCTTATATCAAACAAGAGCAGTTAGCTCTACGTCAAGCTGTAGAAAAGTAG
- the rfbC gene encoding dTDP-4-dehydrorhamnose 3,5-epimerase, whose translation MIFTETALKDAFIIDLEEKPDHRGFFARSFCAQEFAAHGLKPTVAQCNLSFNYKKGTIRGMHYQILPAAETKLIRCTKGAIYDVIIDMRPESPTFLSHIGVELTPENRRALYVPEMFAHGYQALTDETEVVYQVGEFYTPGYEKGLRYDDPFFEINWPLDATEISEKDLNWPLLRMMTVGAK comes from the coding sequence ATGATTTTCACCGAAACCGCACTAAAAGACGCATTCATTATTGACTTAGAAGAAAAGCCTGACCATCGTGGTTTTTTCGCTCGGTCTTTCTGCGCTCAAGAATTTGCAGCACACGGATTAAAGCCAACAGTTGCTCAATGTAACCTGTCTTTTAACTATAAAAAAGGCACTATCCGGGGAATGCACTATCAAATTCTGCCAGCAGCAGAAACGAAATTAATTCGCTGTACTAAAGGTGCTATCTATGACGTAATTATTGATATGCGTCCAGAATCTCCTACCTTTTTATCACACATTGGTGTAGAGCTAACTCCAGAAAATCGCCGCGCTTTGTATGTTCCAGAAATGTTTGCTCATGGCTATCAAGCCCTCACGGATGAAACCGAGGTTGTATATCAAGTGGGTGAATTTTATACGCCAGGGTATGAAAAAGGTTTACGTTATGATGACCCATTCTTTGAGATTAATTGGCCTCTAGATGCAACTGAAATTTCCGAAAAAGATTTAAATTGGCCTCTGTTGAGAATGATGACTGTTGGAGCAAAATAG
- a CDS encoding glycosyltransferase, with protein sequence MPNNTLSHLTTSINSLLKKVVNRIHYIKSLKVVSLKPNQPSRGNVLFSYRIEPFLLKVGQPIPHDHTCYWEVWRMVQTFLDIGYNVDVIQFYNDEFVPEKHYSFFIDVRHRMQELAPKLNRDCVKIFHVDIANMVFRNAAECHRHLDLQQRRGITLCPQRYEVPNLGIEYADYGIALGNEFTINTFKYANKPIYRVPLSNPTVYPWPEQKDFEAVRKNFLWFASHGFVHKGLDLVLEAFAQMPDFHLTVCGPINKEPEFEKAFHQELYETPNIHTYGWIDVISPEFMEVTNNCIGTVLVSAAEGGAGSVITCMHTGLIPIVNYEASVDVHEDYGVLLKNSSIAEIQAAVRRISNLPVEDLKNMSRKAWKYVRANHTKENFAKVYRNTIEQILENHSQKKQTSSKQLVSSDASGGLRLR encoded by the coding sequence ATGCCAAATAATACTCTATCCCATCTGACTACTTCTATCAATTCGTTGTTAAAAAAAGTAGTAAATCGGATTCATTACATCAAAAGCTTAAAGGTTGTTTCACTCAAACCAAACCAGCCTTCTAGGGGTAATGTACTTTTTTCTTACCGGATTGAGCCATTCTTGTTAAAAGTTGGTCAGCCCATACCCCATGACCACACTTGCTACTGGGAGGTTTGGCGGATGGTGCAAACATTTTTGGATATTGGTTATAACGTTGATGTTATTCAGTTCTACAATGATGAATTTGTTCCTGAAAAACATTATTCATTTTTCATTGATGTCCGTCATCGGATGCAAGAACTAGCACCAAAACTCAATAGAGATTGTGTGAAAATTTTCCACGTTGACATTGCTAATATGGTGTTTCGTAATGCGGCTGAATGTCATAGACACTTAGACTTACAACAACGGCGAGGGATTACTCTCTGTCCACAGCGATATGAAGTGCCTAATTTAGGAATTGAATATGCAGATTATGGCATAGCTTTAGGTAATGAATTTACCATCAATACTTTCAAATACGCGAATAAACCGATTTATCGTGTACCGCTTTCTAATCCTACTGTCTATCCTTGGCCAGAACAAAAAGATTTTGAAGCTGTAAGAAAGAATTTTTTATGGTTTGCTAGTCACGGGTTTGTTCACAAAGGTCTGGATTTAGTTTTAGAAGCATTTGCACAAATGCCAGATTTCCATTTAACAGTTTGTGGGCCAATTAATAAGGAACCAGAATTTGAAAAAGCTTTTCATCAAGAGCTTTATGAAACACCAAACATCCATACTTATGGTTGGATTGATGTTATTAGCCCTGAGTTTATGGAAGTTACCAATAATTGTATTGGTACTGTGTTAGTTTCAGCAGCAGAAGGTGGAGCCGGCAGCGTTATCACTTGTATGCATACAGGATTAATCCCAATAGTCAATTACGAAGCTAGTGTTGATGTGCATGAAGATTACGGTGTGCTATTAAAGAATTCTTCGATCGCAGAAATTCAAGCAGCAGTTAGAAGAATTTCTAATTTGCCTGTAGAAGACCTGAAAAATATGTCTCGGAAGGCGTGGAAATATGTAAGAGCAAATCATACTAAAGAGAACTTTGCTAAAGTTTACCGAAATACTATAGAGCAAATTCTCGAAAACCACAGCCAGAAAAAACAGACATCTAGCAAACAACTAGTTAGTAGCGATGCCTCCGGCGGGCTACGCCTACGCTAA